Proteins co-encoded in one Streptomyces roseochromogenus subsp. oscitans DS 12.976 genomic window:
- a CDS encoding HAD family hydrolase: MARLHLFDLDGTLLHGSTAPVEISRQLGLEAETVALDREIAEGRIGPPEYAAQVYDLWVDLTEAQVSAAFEAAPWLARICEVWAEIRNAGEYCAVVSLSPSFFVERLLDWGAHAAHGSRFPAVPFTEPVDPSGVLSAAAKVTIADRLCEEFRVARADCVAYGDSSSDKDLFAAVPISVAVNADTHLTGLATHSYTGRDLWDAYELVRCAR; encoded by the coding sequence ATGGCGAGACTTCATCTCTTCGATCTCGACGGCACGTTGCTGCACGGCAGTACGGCACCGGTGGAAATCTCCCGCCAGTTGGGACTGGAAGCGGAGACCGTGGCACTGGACCGGGAGATCGCGGAGGGACGGATCGGTCCGCCGGAGTACGCGGCGCAGGTGTACGACCTGTGGGTCGATCTGACCGAGGCGCAGGTCAGCGCCGCATTCGAGGCGGCTCCTTGGCTGGCCCGCATCTGTGAGGTCTGGGCAGAGATCAGAAACGCGGGCGAATACTGTGCGGTGGTGTCGCTCTCACCGTCCTTCTTCGTGGAGCGTCTTCTCGACTGGGGTGCGCACGCGGCGCACGGATCCCGCTTCCCGGCCGTGCCGTTCACCGAGCCCGTCGATCCGTCCGGGGTGCTCAGTGCCGCAGCCAAGGTGACCATAGCGGACCGGCTCTGCGAGGAGTTCCGAGTGGCGCGGGCGGACTGTGTGGCATACGGCGACTCGTCGTCGGACAAGGACCTGTTCGCTGCCGTACCCATCTCCGTGGCGGTGAATGCGGACACCCATCTGACCGGGCTCGCGACGCACTCCTACACAGGGCGGGATCTGTGGGATGCCTATGAATTGGTTCGCTGTGCCCGCTAG
- a CDS encoding globin domain-containing protein → MDTPTTTSGENGMSGGGDWFTPRKTAPASPPHSDQERHQASPRPADVPSGQPMAAPATQSAAAAARQPVAVPVPHPADPLAPQPMAAPARERVPAQRVAVADEEGSPDAILIRRTMSEIGPVADKVASYFYALLFVRRPDLRVLFPPAMDMQRDRLLKALLTAAEHLDNTPVLVDYLQNLGRGHRKYGTRAEDYPAVGECLIGSLSKYAAAVWDPETEAAWVRAYTTISQVMIDSAAADALRSPAWWHAEVVTHDLRTPDVAILTVRPDQPYPFLAGQYTSIETPWWPRVWRHYSFASAPRSDGLLTFHVKAVPAGWVSNALVHRARPGDVIRLGPPTGSMTVDHTTDSGLLCLGGGTGIAPIKALVEDVAEHGARRPVEVFYGARTDHDLYEIDTMLRLQQSHSWLSVRAIIDQQARLQLPEALRDYGPWNEYDAYLSGPPGMIRSGVDMLRGFGIPSSRIRHDAVEELLVVGN, encoded by the coding sequence ATGGACACTCCGACCACCACGTCGGGGGAGAACGGCATGTCGGGCGGGGGCGATTGGTTTACGCCACGCAAGACAGCACCGGCCTCGCCCCCGCACTCTGACCAGGAGAGGCACCAAGCAAGCCCGCGCCCGGCGGACGTACCCTCCGGGCAGCCGATGGCCGCACCCGCCACGCAGTCGGCGGCTGCAGCCGCCCGGCAGCCGGTGGCCGTACCCGTTCCGCACCCGGCGGACCCACTCGCCCCGCAGCCGATGGCTGCACCGGCCAGAGAGCGTGTGCCGGCGCAGCGGGTGGCGGTGGCCGACGAGGAGGGTTCTCCGGACGCGATCCTCATACGCCGCACGATGTCCGAGATAGGCCCGGTCGCCGACAAGGTCGCCTCCTATTTCTATGCGCTGCTCTTCGTCCGCCGTCCCGATCTGCGCGTGCTGTTTCCGCCCGCGATGGACATGCAGCGGGACCGCCTGCTGAAGGCGCTGCTCACCGCGGCCGAGCACCTGGACAACACGCCGGTCCTCGTCGACTACCTGCAGAACCTCGGCCGTGGGCACCGTAAGTACGGGACACGTGCCGAGGACTATCCGGCCGTCGGGGAGTGCCTGATCGGTTCGTTGAGCAAGTACGCCGCCGCCGTATGGGACCCGGAGACCGAGGCGGCCTGGGTGCGGGCCTACACAACGATCTCCCAGGTCATGATCGATTCTGCGGCGGCGGACGCATTGCGGTCCCCGGCCTGGTGGCACGCCGAGGTCGTCACCCATGACCTCAGAACCCCCGACGTGGCGATCCTCACCGTCCGCCCGGACCAGCCCTATCCCTTCCTCGCCGGCCAGTACACGAGCATCGAGACACCCTGGTGGCCACGGGTGTGGCGGCACTATTCCTTCGCCTCCGCGCCCCGCTCGGACGGCCTGCTGACCTTCCATGTGAAGGCAGTGCCGGCCGGCTGGGTCTCCAACGCGCTGGTGCACCGTGCCCGGCCCGGAGACGTCATCCGCCTCGGCCCGCCCACCGGCTCCATGACCGTCGACCACACGACCGACAGCGGCCTGCTCTGCCTGGGCGGCGGCACCGGCATAGCGCCCATCAAGGCCCTGGTCGAGGATGTCGCCGAGCATGGAGCACGCAGACCTGTCGAGGTGTTCTACGGCGCCCGCACCGACCACGACCTCTACGAGATCGACACCATGCTCCGGCTCCAGCAGAGCCACTCCTGGCTGTCGGTCCGGGCGATCATCGACCAGCAGGCGCGCCTCCAGCTTCCCGAAGCTCTTCGCGACTACGGCCCCTGGAACGAGTACGACGCCTATCTCTCCGGCCCGCCAGGCATGATCCGCAGCGGCGTCGACATGCTCCGGGGCTTCGGCATCCCGTCGAGCCGCATACGGCACGACGCGGTGGAGGAACTGCTCGTCGTCGGAAACTGA
- a CDS encoding NUDIX domain-containing protein, whose protein sequence is MTVRPVVKRTARAVLLDGDDLILIKRTKPGVDPYWVTPGGGVEPGDPTVVDALHREVSEELGAKITDVVPCFVDTVEHIGEDGGATGVKVQHFFVCRLESMDPALRHGPEVEEPAGEYEIVRVPFTRVGIASVHLVPLSLRHYLDGNIEGVRAMHAPDLG, encoded by the coding sequence ATGACCGTCCGACCCGTGGTCAAGCGCACCGCCCGTGCCGTTCTTCTGGACGGTGACGACCTGATCCTGATCAAGCGCACCAAGCCCGGCGTCGATCCCTACTGGGTCACTCCCGGTGGCGGGGTCGAGCCCGGGGACCCGACCGTCGTCGACGCACTGCACCGGGAGGTGTCCGAGGAACTCGGCGCCAAGATCACGGACGTGGTGCCGTGCTTCGTGGATACCGTCGAACACATCGGCGAGGACGGCGGCGCGACCGGCGTGAAGGTGCAGCACTTCTTCGTCTGCCGGCTGGAGTCCATGGACCCGGCCCTGCGGCACGGCCCCGAAGTGGAAGAGCCAGCCGGTGAGTACGAGATCGTCCGCGTCCCCTTCACCCGCGTCGGCATCGCCTCCGTCCACCTCGTCCCGCTCTCGCTGCGCCACTATCTGGACGGCAACATCGAGGGGGTGCGCGCCATGCACGCTCCCGATCTCGGTTAG
- a CDS encoding LysR family transcriptional regulator, whose protein sequence is MDLALLRTFVTVHRAGSFTRAAALLGLSQPAVTSQIRTLERQLGKPLFLRQARGVTPTTIGDELAHKAAPHLDALVEIAESGLDDDSSLRTLHLAGPPEFTAERALPALTELTGDDGQGFALRASFGTAEEALEGLASGHHDLAISTARPRGALLTATPLCDEEHVLVAAPRWTERIDAEALRLKGAQALENLPVVEVHESLPFVSRYWASVFDSRPAASGTVIVPDLRAVLACAIAGAGLAVLPRYLCAAALDNGTVAPLNDPVVPPLRTYFLVVRTGTLAMPHIARAHEWLLRAGAAWC, encoded by the coding sequence ATGGACCTGGCCTTGCTGCGCACCTTCGTCACTGTGCACCGGGCTGGTTCCTTCACCCGCGCCGCCGCTCTGCTCGGCCTCTCCCAGCCCGCCGTCACCTCGCAGATCCGCACGCTGGAACGACAGCTGGGCAAGCCTCTCTTCCTCCGCCAGGCGCGCGGAGTCACCCCGACGACCATCGGCGACGAACTCGCGCACAAGGCAGCGCCCCATCTCGACGCCCTGGTGGAGATAGCCGAGAGCGGCCTGGACGACGATTCCTCCCTCAGAACCCTGCACCTCGCCGGCCCGCCCGAGTTCACCGCCGAACGCGCTCTGCCCGCTCTGACGGAGCTGACCGGTGACGACGGCCAGGGGTTCGCGCTCCGCGCCTCCTTCGGTACGGCAGAAGAAGCGCTTGAGGGACTGGCCTCCGGACACCATGATCTGGCCATCAGCACGGCCCGCCCGCGCGGTGCTCTGCTCACCGCGACTCCGCTCTGCGACGAGGAGCATGTGCTGGTCGCCGCCCCTCGCTGGACGGAGCGGATCGATGCGGAGGCGCTACGCCTCAAGGGCGCGCAGGCACTGGAAAACCTGCCCGTCGTCGAGGTCCACGAATCGCTGCCCTTCGTCTCGCGCTACTGGGCCTCCGTCTTCGACTCCCGCCCGGCCGCCTCGGGCACGGTCATCGTCCCGGATCTCCGGGCGGTGCTCGCCTGTGCGATCGCGGGTGCCGGATTAGCGGTGCTGCCCCGCTATCTGTGCGCCGCAGCCCTCGACAACGGCACGGTCGCGCCCCTTAACGACCCGGTGGTACCACCGCTGCGCACCTACTTTCTGGTGGTGCGCACCGGCACCCTCGCCATGCCGCATATAGCGCGGGCCCACGAGTGGCTTCTGCGGGCCGGTGCGGCCTGGTGCTGA
- a CDS encoding cystathionine gamma-lyase has translation MSNSPEDAGRTGDGTRAVRAGLPEPVKHEPTLPGPVFAAHFHLPGEVTVPYAYGRDDNPTWTLLERAVGELEAPGQDDVETLVFASGMAAISSVLFSQLRAGDAVVLPSDGYQVLPLVRTQLEAYGIEVRTAPTGGDGQLEVLDGARLLWIESPSNPGLDVCDIRRLVAAAHAQGALVAVDNTLATPLGQRPLELGADFSVASGTKQLTGHGDLLLGYVAGRDAEAMTAVRRWRKIVGAISGPMEAWLAHRSIATLQLRVDRQNATALEVAQTLKQRPEVSDLRYPGLPGDPSHKIASLQMRRFGCVVSFTLPTRARAERFLQALRLVEDATSFGGVRSTAERRRRWGGDAVPEGFIRMSVGAEDPEDLIADVLRALDESAE, from the coding sequence ATGAGCAACTCCCCCGAGGACGCGGGTCGCACCGGCGACGGCACGCGCGCGGTACGCGCGGGACTGCCCGAGCCGGTCAAGCACGAGCCGACCCTGCCCGGACCGGTGTTCGCGGCGCACTTCCACCTGCCCGGCGAGGTGACGGTCCCGTACGCGTACGGCCGTGACGACAACCCGACCTGGACCCTGCTGGAGCGAGCCGTCGGCGAGCTGGAGGCGCCCGGGCAGGACGACGTCGAGACGCTCGTCTTCGCCTCCGGCATGGCGGCGATCTCCTCCGTGCTGTTCTCCCAGCTGCGCGCCGGGGACGCGGTCGTGCTGCCCTCCGACGGCTACCAGGTGCTGCCGCTGGTCCGCACCCAGCTGGAGGCGTACGGCATCGAGGTGCGCACGGCGCCCACCGGTGGCGACGGCCAGCTGGAGGTCCTCGACGGCGCCCGGCTGCTGTGGATCGAGTCCCCGTCGAACCCGGGGCTGGACGTGTGTGACATCCGGAGGCTGGTGGCGGCGGCCCATGCGCAGGGCGCCCTGGTGGCCGTCGACAACACCCTCGCCACTCCGCTCGGGCAGCGCCCGCTGGAGCTGGGAGCCGACTTTTCCGTGGCCAGCGGCACCAAGCAGCTCACCGGCCACGGCGATCTGCTGCTGGGCTACGTCGCCGGCCGCGACGCCGAGGCGATGACCGCCGTACGGCGCTGGCGCAAGATCGTCGGCGCGATCTCCGGGCCCATGGAAGCCTGGCTCGCACACCGGTCCATCGCCACGCTCCAGCTGCGCGTCGACCGCCAGAACGCCACCGCCCTCGAGGTCGCGCAGACCCTGAAGCAGCGGCCCGAGGTGTCCGACCTGCGCTATCCCGGGCTGCCCGGCGACCCCTCGCACAAGATCGCCTCACTGCAGATGCGCCGCTTCGGCTGCGTGGTCTCCTTCACGCTGCCCACGCGCGCGCGTGCGGAGCGATTTCTCCAGGCCCTGCGCCTGGTGGAGGACGCGACGAGCTTCGGCGGCGTGCGGTCCACGGCCGAGCGCCGCCGCCGCTGGGGCGGGGACGCGGTCCCGGAGGGCTTCATCCGAATGTCCGTGGGTGCCGAGGACCCCGAGGACCTGATCGCCGATGTGCTGCGGGCCCTGGACGAGTCCGCCGAGTGA
- a CDS encoding low molecular weight protein-tyrosine-phosphatase: MTYRVCFVCTGNICRSPMAESVFRARVTEAGLEDRVEVDSAGTGGWHEGEPADPRTISVLEEHGYDSDHIARQFEPSWFSRLDLVIALDTGHLKALRRLAPTEEDARKVRLLRSYDPAADDDLDVPDPYYGRRDGFEECLKMVETASAGLLTAVREQLGGRAA, translated from the coding sequence ATGACCTACCGCGTCTGCTTCGTGTGCACCGGAAACATCTGCCGTTCCCCGATGGCCGAGTCCGTCTTCCGCGCGAGGGTGACGGAGGCCGGGCTTGAGGACCGGGTGGAGGTCGACAGCGCCGGCACCGGCGGCTGGCACGAGGGCGAGCCCGCCGACCCGCGCACCATCTCGGTCCTCGAAGAACACGGTTACGACAGTGATCACATCGCCCGCCAGTTCGAGCCTTCGTGGTTCTCCCGCCTCGATCTCGTGATCGCCCTCGACACCGGCCACCTCAAGGCCCTGCGCCGCCTCGCACCGACCGAGGAGGACGCGCGCAAGGTCCGCCTGCTGCGCTCCTACGACCCCGCTGCCGATGACGACCTCGACGTCCCAGATCCGTACTACGGACGCCGGGACGGCTTCGAGGAGTGCCTCAAGATGGTGGAGACGGCGAGCGCCGGTCTGCTCACCGCCGTACGCGAGCAGCTGGGAGGGCGGGCCGCATGA
- a CDS encoding phage holin family protein — translation MKNFVVKTIANAGALAVAVWLLDKITLTGDSTAKKAGTLIVVALIFGLVNWLVKPIVKVLTFPLFILTLGLITLVVNALMLLLTSWVCGKLNLSFHVQGFWTAVVGGLIVSVVSWALHVVLPDED, via the coding sequence ATGAAGAATTTTGTAGTCAAGACGATCGCCAACGCGGGCGCCCTGGCGGTTGCCGTGTGGCTGCTGGACAAGATCACTCTTACCGGTGACAGCACGGCCAAGAAGGCCGGAACGCTGATCGTCGTCGCGCTGATCTTCGGCCTGGTGAACTGGCTGGTCAAGCCCATCGTGAAGGTCCTCACCTTCCCGCTGTTCATCCTGACCCTGGGCCTGATCACCCTGGTCGTCAACGCGCTGATGCTGCTGCTGACCTCGTGGGTGTGCGGCAAGCTCAACCTGAGCTTCCATGTGCAGGGCTTCTGGACGGCCGTCGTCGGCGGTCTGATCGTCTCCGTGGTCTCCTGGGCGTTGCACGTCGTCCTGCCCGACGAGGACTGA
- a CDS encoding cupin domain-containing protein, translating to MKAFRLDELEAERAANEGAYLQFLRERNMSVGLYALNAGEHDPQKPHNQDEVYFVVSGRASITVGLETTEVARGSVVYVPAGVAHKFHHISEDLRVLVVFSPPEA from the coding sequence ATGAAGGCATTCCGGCTGGACGAACTGGAGGCGGAGCGCGCCGCCAACGAGGGGGCCTACCTTCAGTTCCTGCGGGAGCGGAACATGTCCGTCGGCCTGTACGCGCTCAATGCGGGCGAGCACGACCCGCAGAAGCCGCACAACCAGGACGAGGTGTACTTCGTTGTGAGCGGCCGGGCGTCGATCACGGTCGGACTGGAGACGACCGAGGTGGCGCGGGGCAGCGTCGTGTACGTACCGGCCGGAGTCGCCCACAAGTTCCACCACATCAGCGAGGACCTGAGGGTTCTCGTCGTCTTCTCTCCGCCCGAGGCGTGA
- a CDS encoding DUF5326 family protein, whose amino-acid sequence MREIFAGLPWWVKWVAVPVIALVVFGGLIATVVGFVITLLFKALIFVALVGGLIYIVRKFLSNSSSRSDW is encoded by the coding sequence ATGCGAGAGATCTTCGCGGGACTTCCGTGGTGGGTGAAGTGGGTCGCGGTGCCGGTCATCGCCCTGGTCGTGTTCGGCGGCCTGATAGCGACCGTGGTCGGATTCGTGATCACTCTGCTCTTCAAGGCGCTGATCTTCGTCGCGCTGGTCGGCGGACTCATCTACATCGTGCGCAAGTTCCTGTCGAACTCCTCGTCACGCAGCGACTGGTGA
- a CDS encoding helix-turn-helix domain-containing protein: MATVDTAPAEPHTASTSPRSCAPPAQRPPAVVVPEQPHPTGPCGPPHLTGASGPSRPTDASGPPAAATLIGSVQRAMRLLETVAEHSYGAPAKQLARETGLALPTTYHLLRTLVHEGYLRREKGLFFLGDAAERLGSSGAQQKRRSAVADTLAHWRDSIGVPVYYAMYRDGEIEVMCVSDSPEAPAVEEWADFRATGHAHAIGQCLLSQLDEDARRDHLARYPVQSLTPYTVRDNDALLRRLARMPRMEPVVERQEYVLGTVCAAVPITVGTTVATMAMSLPVHQADRLLPSAHRLQTEIGRHLGTLTLSISI; this comes from the coding sequence TTGGCCACGGTTGACACCGCACCGGCAGAACCGCACACAGCCTCCACCTCACCGCGCTCCTGCGCACCCCCCGCCCAACGGCCACCGGCCGTCGTGGTCCCGGAACAACCGCACCCGACCGGCCCCTGCGGCCCACCGCACCTGACTGGCGCCTCTGGGCCCTCGCGCCCCACCGACGCCTCGGGCCCGCCGGCCGCCGCGACGCTCATCGGGTCCGTCCAGCGCGCCATGCGCCTGCTGGAGACCGTCGCCGAACACAGCTACGGCGCCCCCGCCAAACAACTCGCCCGCGAGACCGGCCTCGCCCTCCCGACGACGTACCACCTGCTGCGCACCCTGGTGCACGAGGGTTATCTGCGCCGTGAGAAGGGGCTGTTCTTCCTCGGCGACGCGGCCGAACGGCTCGGCAGCAGTGGAGCACAGCAGAAACGTCGCAGCGCGGTGGCCGACACGCTGGCGCACTGGCGCGATTCCATCGGTGTGCCGGTGTACTACGCGATGTACCGGGACGGCGAGATCGAGGTCATGTGCGTCTCCGACTCCCCCGAGGCACCGGCGGTCGAGGAGTGGGCCGACTTCCGCGCGACCGGTCATGCGCACGCCATTGGGCAGTGCCTGCTGTCCCAGCTGGACGAGGACGCCCGCCGCGACCATCTCGCCCGCTATCCCGTGCAGTCCCTCACTCCGTACACGGTGCGTGACAACGACGCCCTGTTGCGGCGGCTGGCCCGGATGCCGCGCATGGAACCGGTGGTGGAGCGTCAGGAGTACGTGCTGGGGACGGTCTGTGCGGCGGTTCCGATCACGGTAGGTACGACCGTGGCCACGATGGCCATGTCGCTGCCCGTCCACCAGGCCGACCGGCTGTTGCCCTCGGCGCATCGGCTGCAGACGGAGATCGGGCGGCATCTGGGGACGCTCACGCTCTCTATCAGTATCTGA
- a CDS encoding SsgA family sporulation/cell division regulator: protein MRESVQAEVMMSFLVSEELAFRIPVELRYETSDPYAVRLTFHLPGDAPVTWAFGRELLIDGVGRPCGEGDVHIAPADSEMLGEVLIRLQVGCDQALFRSSVPPLVAFLDRTDKLVPLGQEGALADFDAHLEEALDRILAEEQSAG, encoded by the coding sequence ATGCGCGAGTCCGTACAGGCAGAAGTCATGATGAGCTTTCTCGTGTCGGAGGAGCTCGCCTTCCGCATTCCGGTGGAGTTGCGCTACGAAACCAGCGATCCCTATGCGGTGCGGCTCACCTTTCATTTGCCCGGTGATGCCCCGGTGACCTGGGCGTTTGGACGCGAGCTGTTGATCGACGGCGTCGGCCGGCCGTGCGGCGAGGGGGATGTGCACATCGCTCCCGCCGATTCCGAGATGCTGGGCGAGGTTCTGATCAGGCTTCAGGTCGGCTGCGACCAGGCCCTGTTCCGCTCCTCCGTACCGCCGCTCGTGGCCTTCCTGGACCGTACGGACAAGCTGGTGCCACTCGGACAGGAGGGTGCGCTGGCGGACTTCGACGCCCATCTGGAAGAGGCTCTGGACCGCATCCTGGCCGAGGAGCAGAGCGCCGGCTGA
- a CDS encoding YibE/F family protein, whose protein sequence is MTRMEQYPYRPPEPRRPGVSGQGGGYGQDGLTGGDLYGHDSRTSGAAGQSRGHPHAPSAAGHQQRAADFDGGEGHSPERRSGGDDDGGGHGHGQRQGHGHGHGHGHSHSHGPAAPVSKHLRKVIAAILVPFTAAVVVGLLVLWPGGAPPHKRTGVGFDRETQQATVTKVVEVSCASVNASGDTPTGDTSTAEGNSAEQEAKGACKKATVRVDTGKDEGRTFTEIVQPDQPRQLHQSEQVVVAYEPSAPKDLQYSVTDVNRKFPMTLLAGIFALAVVVVGRLRGVMALVALAVSFLVLTLFILPAVLQGSNPLLVAVVGASAIMLIALYMCHGLSARTSVAVLGTLISLSLIGLLGSLFIGWASLTGNTDDNTGLIHGLYPSIDMSGLLLAGVIIGSLGVLDDVTVTQTSAVWELHEANPSMGWRGLYRAGIRIGRDHIASVVNTLVLAYAGAALPLLLLFSIAQSGVGTVANSELVAEEIVRTLVGSIGLVASVPVTTALAALVVSADRPGPGSPAPAAAQSVPARGGRGRRRKR, encoded by the coding sequence GTGACCAGGATGGAGCAGTACCCGTATCGACCGCCCGAGCCGCGCCGCCCAGGCGTCTCGGGGCAGGGCGGCGGCTACGGCCAGGACGGCCTTACGGGCGGCGACCTGTACGGCCACGACTCCCGGACGAGCGGCGCGGCCGGGCAGAGCCGCGGGCACCCTCATGCCCCCTCAGCGGCCGGTCACCAGCAGAGGGCGGCCGACTTCGACGGAGGCGAGGGGCACAGTCCGGAGCGGCGATCCGGCGGGGACGACGACGGCGGTGGTCACGGCCATGGACAAAGGCAGGGCCACGGGCATGGGCATGGGCATGGGCACAGTCATAGCCACGGTCCCGCCGCCCCCGTTTCCAAGCACCTGCGCAAGGTCATCGCCGCGATCCTGGTCCCGTTCACCGCGGCGGTCGTCGTCGGCCTGCTGGTGCTCTGGCCCGGGGGAGCCCCGCCGCACAAGCGCACCGGCGTCGGCTTCGACCGGGAGACGCAGCAGGCCACGGTCACCAAGGTCGTCGAGGTGAGCTGCGCATCGGTGAACGCCTCCGGTGACACCCCGACCGGTGACACCTCCACCGCCGAGGGCAACTCGGCGGAACAGGAGGCGAAGGGAGCCTGCAAGAAGGCGACCGTCCGGGTCGACACCGGCAAGGACGAGGGCCGTACGTTCACCGAGATCGTGCAGCCGGACCAGCCCCGGCAGTTGCACCAGAGCGAACAGGTGGTGGTCGCCTACGAGCCCTCGGCACCGAAGGACCTGCAGTACTCGGTGACCGATGTGAACCGGAAGTTCCCCATGACTCTGCTCGCGGGAATCTTCGCGCTCGCCGTCGTGGTGGTCGGCAGGCTGCGCGGTGTCATGGCGCTCGTCGCACTGGCCGTGAGCTTCCTGGTGCTGACCCTGTTCATCCTGCCCGCGGTCCTTCAGGGTTCGAATCCCCTGCTCGTGGCCGTGGTCGGGGCGAGCGCCATCATGCTGATCGCCCTCTACATGTGCCACGGCCTGTCGGCCCGGACCTCGGTGGCGGTGCTGGGCACGCTGATCTCTCTGTCGCTGATCGGCCTGCTCGGTTCCCTGTTCATCGGCTGGGCTTCCCTGACCGGGAACACCGACGACAACACCGGCCTGATCCACGGCCTGTATCCGTCGATCGACATGAGCGGTCTGCTGCTGGCCGGCGTCATCATCGGCTCGCTCGGCGTCCTCGACGATGTGACCGTGACACAGACGTCGGCCGTCTGGGAGCTGCACGAGGCCAATCCGTCGATGGGCTGGCGCGGGCTGTACCGGGCGGGCATCCGCATCGGCCGCGACCACATCGCCTCCGTGGTCAACACCCTCGTCCTCGCCTACGCCGGCGCCGCGCTGCCGTTGCTGCTGCTGTTCTCGATCGCGCAGAGCGGTGTGGGGACCGTGGCCAACAGCGAACTGGTGGCCGAGGAGATCGTGCGCACGCTGGTGGGCTCGATCGGTCTGGTCGCCTCGGTCCCGGTCACCACCGCGCTCGCCGCCCTGGTGGTCTCGGCCGACCGCCCCGGCCCGGGCAGCCCGGCACCCGCAGCGGCACAGTCCGTCCCGGCACGCGGTGGGCGGGGACGACGCCGGAAGCGGTGA